In one Desulfobotulus mexicanus genomic region, the following are encoded:
- a CDS encoding phage/plasmid primase, P4 family — protein MGKAVEFLNPEERAVIARGCFQEDSRSSTAKELRGLCPFHDDKNASFSYSPGKDAYNCLACGAAGDLIKLWGHAQGKASPKEAFQAFCGQYKPQDQPAGGSVPTTEQMAAAWDQFPPLPPEMCSRLCRDRAWTEDGITSLDLRLQTLRWNPKVGGFLDDRYKNRIAFAVRDDSGEIRNIRSYMPGAREFKLLSVAKGMGESRLWPHPSTLTDGPVWICEGEPDVICARSHGINAITQTTGALSWKKQFNLNFEGRDVVLAYDADGAGIRGADKAAASLSKVAASVRVLKWPDFMGRVDGAWPEGGGQDLTDWFAKHRRSASELEALLGESPVMASEPGRPESVERFFSGRSFQHAKLARELYRENPLIFDTKTKTLYRWNGKNWASISEVVIQQRAQALLQDESTMARISDATSQVAVMAAMPAEQELDNNPDLVPLENGMLSLSTAELLPHTKEYLNTYRLPVSFDPDARCERWEQFLAETIQDMATIKVVQEWFGYCLTRDTSHEKAMFLIGPGSDGKSTFLHVIQELIGERNSSAVNMADMAKEHYRATLIGKLLNTASETEGAAFESDWFKAIVSGDKISASFKFKDVFDFSPYVKLMFANNRWPKVKDNSDGFYRRILPIKFKRQFKGKAIQKNLRAILIAELPGILLWALVGLERLRLQGGFTHSDDIHRTLVEYQFANNPVQAFVDEECLAQPEYDGQGLSVSKKGLYDRYRLYCTGYGFHPMNIVHFSRELLTILPHVKETRPGERGGSRQRHFDGVAHVDRGVI, from the coding sequence ATGGGAAAAGCCGTTGAATTCTTAAATCCCGAAGAGCGGGCAGTCATCGCCAGGGGCTGTTTTCAGGAAGATTCCCGCAGCAGCACCGCAAAGGAGTTGCGGGGCCTGTGTCCCTTCCATGACGACAAAAACGCATCCTTTTCTTACTCTCCGGGAAAAGACGCATACAACTGTCTGGCCTGCGGTGCCGCCGGTGATCTCATTAAATTATGGGGTCATGCCCAGGGCAAGGCATCCCCGAAGGAGGCGTTTCAGGCATTCTGCGGCCAGTACAAGCCACAGGATCAGCCAGCAGGTGGCAGTGTGCCAACGACAGAGCAAATGGCAGCGGCGTGGGATCAGTTTCCCCCTCTGCCTCCGGAGATGTGCTCCCGTCTGTGCCGGGACAGGGCATGGACCGAGGACGGGATCACATCTCTGGACCTCAGACTGCAAACCCTTAGGTGGAATCCCAAGGTCGGTGGTTTTCTAGATGACAGGTACAAAAACCGAATAGCCTTTGCGGTGCGGGACGATTCCGGGGAAATCCGGAACATCCGCTCATACATGCCCGGTGCCAGGGAGTTTAAGCTCCTTTCCGTTGCCAAGGGCATGGGAGAAAGCCGCCTCTGGCCGCATCCTTCCACGCTGACTGATGGCCCTGTCTGGATCTGTGAGGGCGAGCCGGACGTGATCTGCGCCCGGAGCCACGGAATAAATGCCATCACCCAGACCACGGGTGCCCTGAGCTGGAAAAAGCAGTTCAATTTAAACTTTGAGGGCCGGGATGTGGTGCTGGCCTATGATGCCGACGGCGCAGGGATTCGGGGGGCCGACAAAGCAGCGGCTTCTCTGTCAAAGGTGGCGGCGTCGGTTCGTGTTTTAAAATGGCCCGACTTCATGGGCCGGGTGGATGGTGCGTGGCCCGAGGGTGGTGGCCAGGATCTGACGGACTGGTTTGCAAAGCACAGGCGGTCCGCCTCCGAACTGGAAGCCCTTCTGGGGGAAAGTCCAGTCATGGCTTCCGAGCCGGGTCGCCCTGAATCCGTAGAGCGGTTTTTTTCCGGCCGCTCTTTTCAGCATGCGAAACTCGCCCGGGAGCTGTACCGGGAAAACCCCCTGATTTTCGATACCAAAACAAAGACCTTATATAGGTGGAACGGGAAGAACTGGGCCAGCATCAGTGAAGTGGTGATCCAGCAGCGGGCACAGGCCCTGCTACAGGATGAATCCACCATGGCGAGAATATCCGATGCCACGTCCCAGGTGGCTGTCATGGCGGCCATGCCTGCGGAGCAGGAGCTGGACAACAATCCGGATCTGGTGCCCCTTGAAAATGGCATGCTCAGCCTCTCCACGGCGGAGCTTTTGCCCCATACCAAAGAGTATTTAAACACCTACAGGCTGCCAGTATCCTTCGATCCTGATGCAAGATGCGAGCGCTGGGAGCAGTTTTTGGCAGAGACCATTCAGGACATGGCAACCATAAAAGTGGTGCAGGAGTGGTTCGGGTATTGCCTCACCCGTGACACCAGCCATGAAAAGGCCATGTTTTTGATCGGGCCGGGCAGCGATGGCAAATCAACATTTTTGCACGTCATTCAGGAGCTGATCGGGGAGCGCAATTCATCGGCGGTCAATATGGCGGACATGGCCAAAGAGCATTACAGGGCCACGCTGATAGGAAAACTCCTGAACACCGCCTCCGAGACCGAGGGGGCTGCCTTTGAATCCGACTGGTTCAAGGCCATCGTTTCCGGTGACAAAATTTCTGCGTCCTTCAAATTTAAAGACGTTTTCGATTTTTCCCCCTACGTCAAGCTGATGTTTGCCAACAACCGCTGGCCAAAGGTCAAGGACAACTCGGACGGTTTTTATCGGCGCATCCTGCCCATCAAATTTAAAAGGCAGTTCAAGGGCAAGGCCATCCAGAAAAACCTGAGGGCGATTCTGATAGCAGAGCTGCCCGGTATTCTGCTGTGGGCGCTGGTGGGGCTGGAGCGGCTGCGGCTGCAGGGAGGGTTCACCCATTCGGATGACATCCACCGGACGCTGGTGGAATACCAGTTTGCCAATAACCCGGTACAGGCCTTTGTGGATGAAGAGTGCCTGGCGCAGCCGGAATATGATGGGCAGGGCCTGAGCGTGAGCAAGAAGGGCCTGTATGATCGTTACAGGCTGTACTGCACGGGGTATGGATTTCATCCTATGAACATCGTGCATTTTTCCAGAGAGCTTTTGACCATTCTGCCCCACGTCAAGGAAACCCGTCCCGGCGAACGAGGCGGTAGCCGCCAGAGGCATTTTGATGGTGTGGCTCACGTGGATAGGGGTGTCATATGA
- a CDS encoding terminase gpA endonuclease subunit: MEMQQPVPSWMPETYRSVIRHSGHSIRFQPLPGVRRVMRRPAPMSIADWSEKYRYVSLSAIQGPWRHENAPWAEGIMEILDFPSVVKVGLCKSVQSAGTETALNMVGSRIDQQSAKVIFVYPDKDTGRNVMKKRIVPMIRHTRQLSRHLTGYVDDVQGLSVQLAHTWIKIGWSGSPASLASDPADTVVLDEVDKYMPFTSNKAEAGPIELAEKRTTTFRRLGRAKIFMLSTPTTENGPIWKFMEEEAELIFDWHVRCPDCGREQKMAFSRIRWPEGSAADASRVESQHLAWYECSHCPSRWDDEKRDMAVRHGRWRSRDKGLSIASALQSSRPSRVGVHFPGWNSLFVTLSECAASFLRGLTSKSALRDFWNNYAAEPWKIVLESTSEAEALKARCALAPGMVANEAVALTCGIDQQHGGFFWVVRGWDRHFNSWLVESGFSPDEADLDHLLYERSWPIDGEPGLRMKIWRAARDSGGNAYDTGQTMRDEAYLWLDSRWGLCRGCQVWVTKGASTSLPTFSKLGNPLRQTRSGKKLRSGARLMLLDPNRLKTSFFERLENAIQGRGHAGYLHEGVAEGSDYLRQITAEELREEAGRQVWVQLRKDNHFLDCECIALAQALWEWPGGGVNLLQDRVNVVEEAAPPPPRRPKDERPEKGRRVPGWRDRM; the protein is encoded by the coding sequence ATGGAAATGCAGCAGCCCGTCCCCTCCTGGATGCCGGAGACCTACCGCAGCGTCATCCGCCATTCAGGCCACAGCATCCGTTTTCAGCCCCTGCCGGGGGTGAGGCGGGTGATGCGCCGTCCAGCGCCCATGTCCATTGCAGACTGGTCAGAAAAATACCGCTACGTCTCCCTTTCGGCCATCCAAGGCCCGTGGCGGCACGAGAACGCGCCCTGGGCCGAGGGCATCATGGAGATTCTGGATTTTCCCTCTGTGGTGAAGGTGGGGCTGTGCAAGTCCGTGCAGTCCGCAGGAACGGAAACCGCCCTGAACATGGTGGGTTCCCGCATAGATCAGCAGAGCGCCAAGGTGATTTTTGTGTATCCGGACAAGGACACGGGCCGCAATGTCATGAAAAAGCGCATCGTGCCCATGATCCGCCATACCCGGCAGCTGTCCCGGCACCTCACGGGGTATGTGGATGATGTGCAGGGGCTGTCGGTGCAGCTGGCCCATACATGGATCAAGATCGGGTGGTCCGGATCTCCGGCAAGCCTTGCCTCGGACCCCGCCGACACCGTGGTGCTGGACGAGGTGGACAAGTACATGCCCTTCACCTCCAACAAGGCCGAGGCCGGGCCCATCGAGCTTGCGGAAAAGCGCACCACCACTTTCCGCCGTCTGGGACGGGCGAAGATCTTCATGCTCTCCACGCCCACCACGGAGAACGGCCCCATCTGGAAGTTCATGGAAGAGGAGGCGGAGCTGATCTTTGACTGGCACGTCCGCTGCCCGGACTGCGGCAGGGAGCAGAAGATGGCCTTCAGCCGCATCCGATGGCCCGAAGGCAGCGCTGCGGATGCCTCCCGGGTGGAGTCCCAGCATCTGGCCTGGTACGAGTGCAGCCACTGCCCCTCCCGCTGGGACGATGAAAAGCGGGACATGGCCGTGCGCCACGGCAGATGGCGCTCCCGAGACAAGGGCCTTTCCATTGCATCCGCCCTGCAATCTTCCCGCCCCAGCCGTGTGGGTGTGCATTTTCCCGGATGGAATTCCCTCTTTGTGACCCTTTCGGAATGTGCGGCCTCCTTTCTCCGGGGGCTTACCAGCAAATCCGCCCTGCGGGATTTCTGGAACAACTACGCCGCCGAACCCTGGAAGATTGTTCTGGAATCCACCTCCGAGGCCGAAGCCCTCAAGGCCCGCTGCGCCCTTGCCCCCGGCATGGTGGCAAACGAGGCCGTGGCCCTCACCTGCGGCATCGATCAGCAGCACGGGGGCTTTTTCTGGGTGGTTCGGGGCTGGGACAGGCACTTCAACTCCTGGCTGGTGGAAAGCGGATTCTCGCCGGACGAGGCGGATCTGGATCATCTTTTGTATGAGCGGAGCTGGCCCATCGACGGAGAACCGGGCCTGCGGATGAAAATCTGGCGGGCGGCCAGAGATTCCGGCGGCAACGCCTACGACACGGGCCAGACCATGCGGGACGAGGCCTATCTCTGGCTGGACAGCCGATGGGGCCTCTGCCGGGGATGTCAGGTCTGGGTGACCAAGGGCGCATCCACCAGCCTCCCCACCTTCAGCAAGCTGGGAAACCCCCTGCGTCAGACCCGATCCGGCAAGAAGCTGCGCTCCGGCGCGCGCCTCATGCTGCTGGACCCCAACCGGCTCAAGACCTCCTTTTTCGAGCGTCTGGAAAACGCCATTCAGGGCCGTGGCCATGCGGGCTATCTCCATGAAGGCGTGGCCGAAGGATCGGACTATCTGCGCCAGATCACGGCGGAAGAGCTTCGGGAAGAGGCGGGGCGGCAGGTCTGGGTGCAGCTTCGGAAGGACAATCATTTTCTGGACTGCGAGTGCATCGCTCTGGCCCAGGCCCTGTGGGAATGGCCCGGCGGCGGGGTGAACCTCCTTCAGGATCGGGTGAATGTGGTGGAAGAAGCCGCACCGCCTCCGCCCCGGAGACCGAAGGACGAAAGGCCGGAGAAGGGGCGCAGGGTTCCCGGCTGGCGGGACAGGATGTGA